In one window of Qipengyuania profundimaris DNA:
- a CDS encoding helix-turn-helix domain-containing protein: MEPITVTIEGAKALLGVGTTKLYELINAEEIQTVKLGRRTLVRVDSIRSLVNRLAQK; this comes from the coding sequence ATGGAACCCATCACCGTCACGATTGAGGGCGCTAAAGCGCTCTTGGGGGTTGGAACTACAAAGCTCTATGAACTGATCAACGCTGAAGAGATTCAGACTGTTAAGCTCGGTCGTCGCACCCTCGTGCGCGTCGACAGTATTCGCAGCCTTGTAAACCGGCTTGCGCAGAAATGA